The window GCCGCGTGTGGCCTCGCGCCGGGAACGGCCCCGGCGAGGGCAGGTCGGGGCCGTCATGCCGGCGTCTCGTCCGCCAGGCGTCAACATGATGCTGCGGAAGATCGCGGTGGCGGCGGCCTCCAAGCCGGCCGTGGAGATCAAGCAGGACGGCGAGACCTTCTACATCAAGACCTCGACCACCGTGCGCACCACCGAGATCAGCTTCAAGATCGGGGAGGAGTTCGAGGAGCAGACGGTGGACGGGAGGCCCTGCAAGGTGAGCGTTGCCTtcccgccgggctgcggggccgatCCTGACCCTGGTGCGTGGGGCCGTGCAAAGGGCAGGTGCTGTACATATATGCATGCAAACGCACATATATGCTTGCATgcatgcaaacacacatgcatgcataagcacatatatgcatgcaaatgcacatatatgtatgcaaatgtgcatgcatgcaaaagcacatatatgcatgcaaatGCACATATATGTATGCAAATGCGCATGCATGCAAAAGcacatatatgcatgcaaaacgcacacacatgcatgcaaacacacgtgtgcatgcagcCACGCACGGTGCGTGCAAGCCCCCTGCCACGCACGCTCCTTTGCAAGAAGACGGATGGCCCCTTTCATCGCGCGCCTCCCGGGCGCCTTCCCGCGTCCCCAGGTGACAGATGAGCCGGGGCAACTGTCAGGGCCGTGCCGGAGCGGCCGACAAATGGCCCCATCCAtctggcggcgggggcgcggggcggtgaTGGATGGCCCTGCCTggcggggtcgggggggggggcgtggggcCGCCGGTggcccccccctgccccagcgccgcccctctgccccgccgcaGAGCCTGGCCAAGTGGGAGAGCGAGAACAAGATGGTCTGCGAGCAGCGGCTGCTGAAGGGCGACGGGCCCAAGACGGGCTGGTCCAGGGAAATGACCAACGACGGGGAGCTCATCCTGGTGAggcgcgggcggcgctggggcccTGCGCGGTTTGGGGGCAGGGAGGTGAATTTTGGAGGTCGGGGCAAGGAGCgacccccctgccctgctccaggGATGCTGCAAGGGTGCGGGGTGGGGGCTGGAGCATCCCAGCCCGGTGCATTGTGGGAAACTCCCGGCTGGCATCCTGCGGAGCCGTGCCGTGACTCCCCCGCTCCGTTCCTCCTTGCAGACCATGACCGCCGACGACGTCGTCTGCACGAGGGTGTACGTCCGGGAGTGACGGCGCCGACCCCcggcgagaccccccccccccgcatccccCCGGCCCCCACGAGCgctcgccgccccggcccccctccAATTTGATTTTTACACTGCATTTTGCCCAATCCCATGGAAGGAGCATCCCTTCCCGCTCCGTAGTTTCCGCtcgctctccccctccccagtatttatttgttaatattttatcGCAACACCAAGCAGCTCCAGCCCGGCGGCaccgcggcagcgccggggctcggcagccccgACCCCCTTCCGGCAACGTCCCCTCCGCCTCCCCCCTCTCGCCCCCTTTTTAATAAAAGTCTccggagcccccgccgccgcgtgCCGTGGTCCCTGGGAGCGCCCCGGAGGCGGCGCGCGGGGGAAACCCGAGAGCTCTGGGAACGGGCGCCAGCCGGCGCCTGGAAAAGGGCCTCCTTTCATGCGGCTCGGCGGTGCCGCCCGGGAGCGGGACCCCCCGCGGCGGGGACGCCGGGGACGGaccccccgctccggccccgccgcgctcccggccttGCGCaaggcggcgcgcggggccccgggcgagggcgtcccggcgcgtcccggcgtGGGAACCgccggctccggccgccccggggcaggGAGGGCCGAGCTCCCCGTTTCGGGGGGCCGTGCCCGGAGCTGACCCGCTCCCGCGGCTCCGGATCACGGGCCGGGGACCCGGGTGGGCTGCTCCAAGCGGGGGGATTAAACCCTGGCTTGGCGCATCCCGCGCTGAGTTTGGCTACAGGGCTGGCGGCGGGGGCAAGCCCAGCGCAGGCgtcgctcccggccccgctccggacTCCGCTTGTGGATCCAtccagccccgcggcggcagctGCTAATTGCACTTAATTAGGCAGCTGGTATTAATTGCCCTGGGGTGGGCTGCTCCCCTGGGATGGGTGGTTGAGCTTTGCTCCGGCTCCCCGGGGGCTCAGCATGCCCAGCGCTGCCGGCCAGGTGAGTGCGGGGATGCGGATGGCATTTCCCCTCCGGAAACATGGGGAAGGGTGTAATTACAGCCCCttttggggggagaaagaggaggattTGGGGGGGCAATTAGCCGGAGGAGCTCTGGGACCTGCAGGTGGAGGCGCTGCGAAAGCCCGTGGCCCCGATTGCCCCTGCTGAGACCCCTCTCCGCGTTCGGTCTCCAGCTCCGATGCCATCGTGCCGTAACGGAGCGCGGTGCCGGGCTCCTGTGGGCCAGCCGGATCCGGCCCCCTCTGCTTTTTGCCGAACCGCCTGTTCCTCCCCCGGGAGACGTTGCGAAAGGAACACCGCGCTTCCAGCGGCTCGTAATGAAAACCAGGCGCCCGCGCGAACCTTGAGCTCTCCTGGTTTTCCCATTCGGAGAAATATCCTCTTTCTCCCGGCTGCCCTGGGGACGGCTCCAATTTGTCTCTCTTCCGTGCTGGAGGGGAAGCGAAAGCGCCCAGGGTGGAGAGGGGGCGAAAGCGGAGCCGGCAGGGGGGCACATCTGGATCGGGGGGGGCCATGGGGCCGCCAGCTGTTTGGGGTCCCCGTGGCGGCATCGGGATGCGCCGGGGACCGTCGGGGCTCCCCCCTCCCGTCGTGGTTTCGGGGCCAGGATGCCCATGGAAGGGGTCACGGAGGGATCCTCGGGGGTCACAGAGGGATCATCGTCATCCCGGTGGAGCAACCGGCTTTTGCAACAGCAGCCGGGGGTGCCGGGGGACGGCGGCTCCGCGTGGGTGGCTCCGGGTGCCCCCCGGTGCCCGAGGCGCCTCTAATCCGGCACTAATCCTCCCCGGTGACCTCCGGAGCCCTCGGCCGGCCCCGCTGGCCCGGAGCCTTTCATGTGCCGGGGACAAAGCCGCGCTCGGCGCTGCCGGCTGGGAACGGCGCTGGGGGCTGCCGGGTgcaggggccgcggccccgggcgccacTTTGTGCCGCCAATAGAtttgtgacccccccccccggtgggatttcccccccctcctccccatgcAGGTTTCATTAATTTTCGGGAAGCGACGGCTcggagggaaggggatggggccGCTCGCTCCCAGCGTGGCCCCAGGAGCCTCCGGGACAcccgtggggatggggacaggcttCGCCCATCCTCAAATCGCGGTGAGAGGCTCCTGCGCCCCGTCGGGGTCCCCTGGGGGTGCATCTCTCCGGGTGGTTTTCCGCCTGATCGCCTGCATCTGATGCTGGGATGTGCTCACTCTCCTGCCGGGGATGGAAAAATCCTGGCATTACCTGGccctgggggctggaggaggaggacgtGCCAGGCAGGTTTGGGGGGGACGGGGCCGGTCTCAACGTCCCCTTCTCTGGGCCCCGGGGATGCTcggacaagggggggggggggtctcctggCTCGGAGAGGGCAGATGGGACTGAGCCAGGCCGGGGGGCAGCAGCCCCCATCGCCCCTCGGTGCCTGCAGGGAAGTGACAAAACGGCTCCGGGGCATGAAGCCACCGAGCCCGGGGTGCATCCCCCCGGGAAAAGCTGGGCTGGGAAGAGTGGGAGCCCCCCGCTTGCACGGCGGCAGCTCTGGCATGAGCATCCCCTTGGCACCACAT of the Apteryx mantelli isolate bAptMan1 chromosome 31, bAptMan1.hap1, whole genome shotgun sequence genome contains:
- the CRABP2 gene encoding cellular retinoic acid-binding protein 2, with the protein product MPNFSGNWKMRSSENFEELLKALGVNMMLRKIAVAAASKPAVEIKQDGETFYIKTSTTVRTTEISFKIGEEFEEQTVDGRPCKSLAKWESENKMVCEQRLLKGDGPKTGWSREMTNDGELILTMTADDVVCTRVYVRE